Proteins encoded in a region of the Buteo buteo chromosome 11, bButBut1.hap1.1, whole genome shotgun sequence genome:
- the B3GNT9 gene encoding UDP-GlcNAc:betaGal beta-1,3-N-acetylglucosaminyltransferase 9 isoform X1, whose amino-acid sequence MRVRLKGDAICTLFLLVALCSLLYSQLEHLVPIGNKEPTQKKPSVTPKILSDPRAPWRLMPAEATVPRPQVTPIVRRTEVANNRVQTTTPSPLTDSAFNFKRYLLDKDNRNFNLLINQPKKCRKTPGGPFLLIAIKSVVEDFDRREIVRKTWGREGLVNGEQIQRVFLLGTPKNRTVLATWETLIHQESQTYRDILLWDFMDTFFNLTLKEIHFLNWAAEFCHNVKFIFKGDADVFVNVENIVDFLERHDPTEDLFVGDIIYNARPIRVRKSKYYIPETMYGLSIYPAYAGGGGFLLSSRTMRKLSRACREVELFPIDDVFLGMCLQRINLKPILHEGFKTFGIVKPSAAPHLQTFDPCFYKDLMVVHSLKVAEIWLMWNLLHSPHLSCTQKKQVKKPFQWKKKAQITQATPLR is encoded by the coding sequence ATGAGAGTTCGTCTCAAAGGGGATGCAATCTGTACCCTCTTCCTGCTGGTAGCACTTTGCTCTCTACTCTACTCCCAGCTGGAACATTTAGTCCCGATAGGAAACAAGGAGCCAACACAGAAGAAGCCTTCAGTAACACCGAAAATACTCTCTGACCCCAGAGCACCTTGGAGACTGATGCCAGCAGAGGCAACAGTACCCAGACCCCAGGTAACTCCCATCGTTAGACGAACAGAAGTGGCCAACAACAGGGTCCAAACTACAACTCCATCCCCGTTGACTGATTCTGCCTTCAACTTCAAGCGCTATCTCCTAGACAAGGATAACAGGAACTTCAATCTCCTCATTAACCAGCCCaagaaatgcaggaaaacacCTGGAGGTCCCTTTCTGCTCATTGCTATCAAATCGGTAGTTGAAGACTTTGACAGACGTGAAATTGTCCGGAAGacttggggcagggagggttTGGTGAATGGGGAGCAGATCCAGCGAGTGTTCCTCCTGGGAACACCAAAGAATAGGACAGTGCTGGCAACATGGGAAACCCTGATCCACCAGGAGAGTCAGACATACCGGGACATTTTACTCTGGGACTTCATGGACACTTTCTTCAATCTGACCCTGAAGGAGATCCATTTCCTGAACTGGGCTGCTGAATTCTGCCACAAcgtgaaatttatttttaaaggtgatGCCGATGTTTTTGTCAACGTCGAGAACATTGTTGACTTCCTGGAGAGACATGACCCCACTGAGGACCTCTTTGTTGGGGACATCATCTACAATGCCCGCCCTATCCGTGtccgaaaaagcaaatactATATCCCAGAGACCATGTATGGGCTAAGCATCTATCCAGCCtatgcaggaggaggagggttttTGCTGTCCAGCCGCACCATGAGGAAGCTCTCTAGGGCTTGCAGAGAGGTGGAACTCTTCCCCATTGATGATGTCTTTTTGGGCATGTGCTTACAGAGAATCAACCTCAAACCCATTTTGCATGAAGGATTCAAGACCTTTGGCATTGTCAAGCCTTCTGCTGCCCCACACCTACAGACATTTGACCCCTGTTTTTACAAAGATCTCATGGTAGTTCACAGTCTGAAAGTTGCTGAGATCTGGCTAATGTGGAACCTGCTCCACAGCCCACATCTTTCCTGTACTCAGAAGAAGCAAGTGAAGAAGCCTTtccaatggaaaaagaaagctcaAATAACACAGGCAACACCGCTCAGATAA
- the B3GNT9 gene encoding UDP-GlcNAc:betaGal beta-1,3-N-acetylglucosaminyltransferase 9 isoform X2 yields MSNANCIQMCLLGSLLLRHYRGDTGSALSNGIWTLVPGSSNTAFNSPRNTAETMRVRLKGDAICTLFLLVALCSLLYSQLEHLVPIGNKEPTQKKPSVTPKILSDPRAPWRLMPAEATVPRPQVTPIVRRTEVANNRVQTTTPSPLTDSAFNFKRYLLDKDNRNFNLLINQPKKCRKTPGGPFLLIAIKSVVEDFDRREIVRKTWGREGLVNGEQIQRVFLLGTPKNRTVLATWETLIHQESQTYRDILLWDFMDTFFNLTLKEIHFLNWAAEFCHNVKFIFKGDADVFVNVENIVDFLERHDPTEDLFVGDIIYNARPIRVRKSKYYIPETMYGLSIYPAYAGGGGFLLSSRTMRKLSRACREVELFPIDDVFLGMCLQRINLKPILHEGFKTFGIVKPSAAPHLQTFDPCFYKDLMVVHSLKVAEIWLMWNLLHSPHLSCTQKKQVKKPFQWKKKAQITQATPLR; encoded by the coding sequence ATGGACACTGGTGCCAGGCAGCTCAAACACAGCTTTTAACAGTCCCAGAAACACCGCGGAGACAATGAGAGTTCGTCTCAAAGGGGATGCAATCTGTACCCTCTTCCTGCTGGTAGCACTTTGCTCTCTACTCTACTCCCAGCTGGAACATTTAGTCCCGATAGGAAACAAGGAGCCAACACAGAAGAAGCCTTCAGTAACACCGAAAATACTCTCTGACCCCAGAGCACCTTGGAGACTGATGCCAGCAGAGGCAACAGTACCCAGACCCCAGGTAACTCCCATCGTTAGACGAACAGAAGTGGCCAACAACAGGGTCCAAACTACAACTCCATCCCCGTTGACTGATTCTGCCTTCAACTTCAAGCGCTATCTCCTAGACAAGGATAACAGGAACTTCAATCTCCTCATTAACCAGCCCaagaaatgcaggaaaacacCTGGAGGTCCCTTTCTGCTCATTGCTATCAAATCGGTAGTTGAAGACTTTGACAGACGTGAAATTGTCCGGAAGacttggggcagggagggttTGGTGAATGGGGAGCAGATCCAGCGAGTGTTCCTCCTGGGAACACCAAAGAATAGGACAGTGCTGGCAACATGGGAAACCCTGATCCACCAGGAGAGTCAGACATACCGGGACATTTTACTCTGGGACTTCATGGACACTTTCTTCAATCTGACCCTGAAGGAGATCCATTTCCTGAACTGGGCTGCTGAATTCTGCCACAAcgtgaaatttatttttaaaggtgatGCCGATGTTTTTGTCAACGTCGAGAACATTGTTGACTTCCTGGAGAGACATGACCCCACTGAGGACCTCTTTGTTGGGGACATCATCTACAATGCCCGCCCTATCCGTGtccgaaaaagcaaatactATATCCCAGAGACCATGTATGGGCTAAGCATCTATCCAGCCtatgcaggaggaggagggttttTGCTGTCCAGCCGCACCATGAGGAAGCTCTCTAGGGCTTGCAGAGAGGTGGAACTCTTCCCCATTGATGATGTCTTTTTGGGCATGTGCTTACAGAGAATCAACCTCAAACCCATTTTGCATGAAGGATTCAAGACCTTTGGCATTGTCAAGCCTTCTGCTGCCCCACACCTACAGACATTTGACCCCTGTTTTTACAAAGATCTCATGGTAGTTCACAGTCTGAAAGTTGCTGAGATCTGGCTAATGTGGAACCTGCTCCACAGCCCACATCTTTCCTGTACTCAGAAGAAGCAAGTGAAGAAGCCTTtccaatggaaaaagaaagctcaAATAACACAGGCAACACCGCTCAGATAA